The Megalops cyprinoides isolate fMegCyp1 chromosome 19, fMegCyp1.pri, whole genome shotgun sequence genome has a window encoding:
- the kctd13 gene encoding BTB/POZ domain-containing adapter for CUL3-mediated RhoA degradation protein 1, giving the protein MSAEASAGSVASESLPVPPPPSGGREEKAGAGLAGSKYVKLNVGGSLHYTTVQTLCKEDSLLRSMCNGGVEVTIDSEGWVVLDRCGRHFGLVLNFLRDGTVPLPESQREIEEILTEAQYYRVQGLVQHCHTALKKRTEGFEGTCRIPMITSAKEEQRMIATCRKPVVKLQNNRGNNKYSYTSNSDDNLLKNIELFDKLGLRFNGRVLFVKDVLGDEICCWSFYGEGRKIAEVCCTSIVYATEKKQTKVEFPEARIFEETLNILIYENGRGSGPGGVALLESGGVSSSPGAGQSEEEGAGAGGGDRRVRRIHVRRHIMHDERGHGQQTVYKD; this is encoded by the exons ATGTCTGCGGAGGCCTCTGCAGGAAGCGTGGCGTCGGAATCGCTTCCTGTTCCGCCGCCCCCCTCAGGGGGACGGGAGGAGAaggcaggagcagggctcgcGGGGAGCAAGTATGTGAAGCTGAACGTGGGGGGCTCCCTGCACTACACCACCGTCCAGACCCTCTGCAAGGAGGACAGTCTGCTGAGGAGCATGTGCAACGGAGGGGTCGAAGTCACCATCGACTCAGAGG gctgggTTGTGTTGGACAGATGCGGACGGCATTTTGGATTGGTTCTAAACTTCCTACGAGATGGGACGGTGCCACTTCCAGAATCTcaaagagagatagaggagaTACTGACAGAGGCCCAGTATTACCGGGTCCAGGGGCTGGTTCAGCACTGCCATACTGCATTGAAG AAGCGGACAGAGGGCTTTGAGGGAACATGCCGCATTCCCATGATCACTTCAGCCAAAGAGGAGCAGAGGATGATTGCCACCTGCCGAaag CCCGTGGTGAAATTACAAAACAACAGGGGGAACAACAAATACTCTTACACCAG TAACTCAGATGACAACCTGCTGAAGAACATTGAGCTGTTCGACAAACTGGGCCTGCGCTTCAACGGCAGAGTCCTCTTCGTCAAGGACGTGCTGGGGGATGAGATCTGCTGCTGGTCTTTCTACGGCGAGGGCAGGAAAATTGCGGAGGTCTGCTGCACGTCAATCGTCTACGccactgaaaagaaacagacaaag GTTGAGTTCCCTGAGGCTCGCATCTTCGAGGAGACCCTCAACATCCTCATCTATGAAAATGGCCGTGGCTCAGGGCCAGGGGGTGTGGCCTTATTAGAGTCCGGGGGAGTGAGCTCATCCCCAGGCGCTGGCCAATCGGAGGAGGAGGGtgctggggctgggggtggggacCGCAGGGTCAGGCGGATCCACGTGAGGAGACACATCATGCATGACGAACGGGGACACGGGCAGCAGACTGTGTACAAGGACTGA
- the nudt9 gene encoding ADP-ribose pyrophosphatase, mitochondrial, with protein sequence MVHLCRNWVGPIRIAITLLGFRYSVYSAGTSPPFSCASLAVKASEFVRHSVPIQCASISSMPSMPSTPHTKARCPLYPGSEIHRFPVPDEKVKWETDWPQYKPVSYTAPSVLKKPVWADPEIGSFSPRFNALDGSVDRRSHEGEFKVQQGLPLNPHGRTGLTGRGLLGRWGPNHAADPIVTRWKRDSAGQPMLNPSSKLPVLQFVSIKRKDCGEWAIPGGMVDPGELVSLTLQREFSEEALNSLMADPQQREKLHERITRLFNSPGLEVYKGYVDDPRNTDNAWMETVAVNFHDETGDSVSELPLQAGDDAGQVSWVDIDSTLSLYASHSQFLETTAKERHAHW encoded by the exons ATGGTGCATTTGTGCCGAAACTGGGTTGGGCCGATTCGGATTGCTATAACTCTGTTAGGATTCCGATACTCTGTTTATTCGGCTGGCACAAG TCCTCCATTCTCATGCGCCTCCCTCGCGGTAAAAGCCAGTGAATTCGTCAGGCACAGTGTTCCAATCCAGTGCGCGTCAATTTCCAGTATGCCTTCCATGCCTTCCACCCCGCACACCAAGGCCAGGTGCCCGCTGTACCCCGGCTCTGAGATTCACAGATTTCCAGTTCCAGATGAAAAGGTGAAGTGGGAGACGGACTGGCCCCAGTATAAACCCGTGAGCTATACTGCTCCGTCTGTGCTGAAGAAGCCAGTTTGGGCTGATCCAGAGATAGG CTCTTTTTCCCCCCGGTTCAATGCTCTGGATGGGTCAGTGGATAGGAGGAGCCATGAGGGAGAGTTTAAAGTGCAGCAGGGGTTGCCGCT TAATCCTCATGGCCGTACTGGTTTGACTGGGAGAGGTTTACTGGGACGTTGGGGTCCTAATCATGCCGCAGATCCCATTGTAACCAG ATGGAAAAGAGACTCAGCTGGTCAGCCTATGTTAAACCCAAGCTCCAAGCTTCCAGTTCtgcagtttgtctccatcaagCGCAAAGACTGTGGGGAGTGGGCAATACCAGGG GGTATGGTGGACCCAGGGGAGCTAGTGTCTCTCACTTTACAACGGGAGTTTTCAGAGGAGGCGCTGAACTCCCTCATGGCCGACCCCCAGCAGAGGGAGAAACTCCATGAGCGCATCACACGGCTGTTCAACTCACCAGGCCTGGAG GTTTATAAGGGGTATGTTGATGACCCTAGAAACACAGATAATGCCTGGATGGAAACAGTTGCAGTCAACTTCCACGATGAGACAG GTGACAGTGTAAGTGAGCTTCCGTTACAAGCAGGTGATGACGCGGGTCAAGTCAGCTGGGTTGACATTGACTCCACCCTCTCGCTGTATGCCAGCCACTCACAGTTCCTGGAGACCACTGCTAAGGAGAGACATGCTCACTGGTAA
- the cabp5b gene encoding calcium-binding protein 5b, with translation MNLGPACIFLRGGKHVERTLAADEIDELREAFAEFDKDKDGLISCKDLGNLMRTMGYMPTEMELIELSQNINMNLGGSVDFDDFVELMAPKLLAETAGMIGLKELKDAFREFDVDGDGEITTEELRHAISKLLGKQMNRREIDDVIREADYNGDGTVDFEEFVKMMSRP, from the exons ATGAACCTGGGTCCAGCATGCATCTTCCTGAGAGGAGGAAAGCACGTT GAGCGAACACTAGCAGCTGACGAAATAGACG AGCTGAGGGAAGCCTTCGCGGAGTTTGACAAGGACAAGGATGGGCTCATTAGCTGCAAGGACCTGGGGAACCTGATGAGAACCATGGGCTACATGCCCACCGAGATGGAGCTGATCGAACTGAGCCAGAACATCAACATGAACC ttggGGGGAGTGTGGACTTTGATGACTTTGTGGAGCTGATGGCCCCTAAGCTCCTTGCAGAGACCGCTGGCATGATTGGCTTGAAAGAACTCAAAGACGCCTTTAGAGAG TTCGATGTGGACGGGGATGGAGAGATCACGACGGAGGAGTTGCGGCACGCCATAAGCAAGCTGCTGGGGAAGCAAATGAACAGGAGAGAGATAGACGACGTGATCAGAGAGGCCGACTATAACGGGGACGGGACAGTGGACTTTGAAG aaTTTGTCAAGATGATGTCAAGACCATGA
- the asphd1 gene encoding aspartate beta-hydroxylase domain-containing protein 2 — protein MQWTLDFLPLPPCPELGAQPLNGLLWALLVLFLWYCYRVGSDPPVTGRTHPGKLKSSCVRTRQMSRSSSCSSTSDGIDAGGSTTKTALGDSGTPCIAMAMGEEEEEEDTDGGRRRGYLTPVLSYALFPTQAPPASKKLYSALQEYAKRYSWAGMGRIHKGLRDQARLSDRSSIQKPHLFFLPDVPSIPFFPRDAHRHDIEVLEANYPIILAEFQAVYQRGIDTKLGWTCQGPKGQAVFPLYNAGVCVAANCRSCPCTYRTLLSLRTFISSNSLGAAGFWLLGPGVTLGGGYGPTNTRLRCHLGLQTPPQCELVVGGEPQCWSEGHCLLVDDSFLHTVSHNGVAEDGPRVIFSVDLWHPNVAAAERQALDYIFSPEQ, from the exons atgcagtggACGCTTgacttcctccctctccccccctgcccAGAGCTTGGAGCACAGCCCCTCAACGGGCTCCTGTGGGCCCTGCTGGTTCTGTTCCTCTGGTACTGCTACCGGGTCGGCTCTGACCCCCCTGTTACCGGCAGGACCCACCCAGGCAAGCTCAAGTCAAGCTGTGTCCGGACCAGGCAGATGTCCAGGTCCAGCAGCTGTAGCAGCACCAGTGATGGCATTGATGCCGGGGGCAGCACCACAAAGACCGCCCTTGGTGACAGCGGAACCCCCTGCATCGCCATGGCgatgggggaggaggaggaagaagaggacaCAGATGGGGGGCGTCGACGTGGCTATCTCACCCCTGTGCTGAGCTACGCCCTGTTCCCTACTCAGGCTCCACCTGCCAGCAAAAAGCTTTACAGTGCCTTGCAAGAGTATGCTAAGCGTTACAGCTGGGCTGGGATGGGGAGGATTCATAAAGGCCTGAGAGATCAG GCTAGACTCAGCGATCGCTCCTCTATCCAGAAGCCACATCTATTCTTCCTCCCAGATGTTCCcagcattcctttttttccgCGAGATGCCCACCGCCATGACATCGAAGTCTTGGAGGCCAACTATCCCATAATTCTGGCTGAGTTCCAGGCAGTCTACCAGCGTGGCATAGATACAAAGTTGGGATGGACCTGCCAGGGGCCCAAG GGCCAGGCAGTGTTCCCGCTGTACAACGCCGGGGTGTGTGTGGCAGCGAACTGCCGGTCCTGCCCTTGCACCTACCGCACCCTGCTCTCCCTGCGGACCTTCATCAGCAGCAACTCCTTAGGGGCTGCCGGCTTCTGGCTGCTCGGGCCTGGGGTCACCCTGGGGGGAGGGTACGGCCCCACCAACACACGACTGCGCTGCCActtgg GGCTGCAGACTCCCCCTCAGTGTGAGCTGGTGGTGGGAGGGGAGCCCCAGTGCTGGTCAGAGGGACACTGTCTCCTGGTGGATGATTCATTCCTCCATACGGTCTCGCATAATG GTGTAGCAGAGGATGGCCCTAGAGTGATATTTAGTGTGGACCTCTGGCACCCAAATGTtgctgcagcagagagacaaGCACTGGACTACATCTTCTCCCCTGAGCAATAG
- the sez6l2 gene encoding seizure protein 6 homolog: MVSTVLAVTLCVTLLHLSTGLTFASDELGDNGDGLRVTAEPPEQQPAYTPTSTPQSLRDLIHAALLSKEYLGQAPVFSGTTTNPTQAVPPVHHYEPSSTMMSPGVLTTAVTSSAAAPQAGQTSTGGLVTSAPSEEETTTTLITTTTITTVHTPVQCNATLSGMEGIVESPDSHSSSSSFFPSLECTYSITVYPGYGVEIQVKKVSLSKAETLTILGLGGGAPELLANETLMSEGQVIRSSTNQVQIHYRSLQPANHGIFSLHYQAFLLSCPFPLLPEGGGVTVTDLHPGGRAHFHCDPGFQVRGHEVATCLNSTRPHWSSPEPQCVAVSCGGWIRNATVGRILSPPPPSASNHSSSTNLSCHWLLEAKEGHRLHLHFERVALDEEDDRLIVRNGNSSTSPLQFDSDLDDVPERGIVSEGSSLYLELTADSSSIPLLLALRYEAFDGEHCYEPFLPHGNFSSSDITFPLGTTVTFSCSPGFIMEQGSGVIECVDPSDPHWNESEPVCRALCGGELTEPSGTVLSPDWPQSYSKGQDCIWQIHVSEDKRIELDIQILNIRHNDILTLFDGHDVTSHVIGQYMGSRERFQVVSVGSEVTVQFQSDPDDASFILSQGFLIHYREVERNDTCPPLPPIEFGWRSSSHPSLVRGSVLTYQCQPGYDIIGSDIITCQWDLSWSNSPPTCQKVQQCSDPGDVVNGARSVRPEPGFAVGTVVRFSCNQGYQLEGPAQISCHGRDTGTPKWSDRSPKCVLKYDPCPNPGVPDNGYQTLYKHSYPAGESLRFFCYEGYELIGEVTINCLPGHPSQWNNPPPFCKVAYEELLDDHKLEVSRSTDPSHQMESENIALAIVLPVILVIFLIGGIYMYYTNVCRLQWKPLFWKSLSHTHSYSPITVESDFNNPLYEAGDTREYEVSI, translated from the exons ATGGTGTCCACAGTACTagctgtgacactgtgtgtcacCTTGCTGCACCTGTCTACAG GTCTGACCTTTGCCTCAGATGAACTGGGAGACAACGGCGATGGACTCCGAGTGACTGCTGAACCTCCAGAGCAGCAGCCAGCTTACACCCCCACTTCAACCCCACAGTCTCTTCGTGACCTAATCCATGCCGCTCTCCTCAGTAAAGAATATCTTGGTCAAGCTCCTGTCTTTTCTG GAACAACTACCAATCCTACGCAAGCTGTCCCTCCTGTGCATCACTATGAACCGTCGTCCACCATGATGTCACCCGGGGTGCTCACCACGGCAGTGACCTCATCAGCGGCGGCCCCgcaagcaggccaaaccagCACAGGAGGTCTGGTGACATCAGCACCCTCAGAGGAAGAAACTACAACCACTCTGATCACCACCACGACCATTACCACAGTGCACACACCTG tgcagtgcaatGCCACTCTGTCGGGCATGGAGGGAATAGTGGAGTCTCCTGACAGTcactcctcctcatcctccttctTCCCTTCTCTGGAATGTACATATAGCATCACTGTCTACCCTGGTTATGGAGTGGAAATTCAG GTGAAGAAGGTCAGTCTATCCAAAGCAGAAACTCTGACCATCCTTGGACTTGGGGGAGGGGCTCCAGAGCTCCTTGCCAATGAGACGCTGATGAGCGAAGGTCAGGTCATACGCAGCTCAACCAACCAGGTCCAGATTCACTATCGCAGCCTCCAGCCAGCCAATCACGGCATCTTCAGCCTGCATTACCAAG ctttcctcctctcctgccctttccccctcctccctgagggagggggtgtAACGGTGACCGACCTGCACCCTGGGGGCCGTGCCCACTTTCATTGTGACCCTGGGTttcaggtcagaggtcatgagGTGGCCACCTGCCTGAACTCAACCCGACCTCACTGGAGCTCCCCTGAACCTCAGTGTGTCG CGGTGTCATGTGGAGGGTGGATCCGGAATGCCACTGTGGGTCGAATCCTatcccctcctccaccttctgCCAGCAACCATAGCAGCAGCACCAACCTGAGCTGCCATTGGCTGCTGGAGGCAAAGGAGGGGCACAGACTCCATCTCCACTTTGAGAGGGTTGCTCTCGATGAAGAGGACGATAG ACTGATTGTGCGCAATGGGAACAGCTCTACCTCGCCCTTGCAGTTCGACTCAGACCTGGATGATGTACCGGAGCGAGGGATTGTGAGCGAGGGGTCGTCTCTCTACCTGGAACTGACAGCAGACTCCTCCAGCATCCCTCTATTGCTGGCTCTGCGCTACGAGG CCTTTGATGGTGAGCACTGCTACGAGCCCTTCCTGCCTCACGGGAACTtcagcagcagtgacatcaccttCCCCCTGGGAACAACCGTCACCTTCTCCTGCTCCCCCGGCTTCATCATGGagcaggggtcaggggtcatcGAGTGCGTCGACCCCAGCGACCCCCACTGGAACGAGAGTGAGCCGGTGTGCCGAG ctctgtgtggGGGGGAGCTGACAGAGCCCTCCGGCACGGTCCTGTCCCCTGATTGGCCCCAGAGCTACTCCAAGGGCCAGGACTGTATCTGGCAAATTCATGTCAGTGAAGACAAGCGCATCGAACTGGACATTCAGAT TTTAAATATTCGCCACAATGACATCCTCACTCTGTTTGATGGCCACGATGTCACCTCGCATGTGATTGGCCAGTACATGGGGTCACGTGAACGTTTCCAGGTTGTGTcagtggggtcagaggtcacagttCAGTTCCAGAGTGACCCTGATGATGCCTCCTTCATCCTGAGTCAGGGATTCCTAATTCACTACCGGG AGGTTGAGCGCAATGACACctgtcctcccctccctccaatCGAGTTTGGCTGGAGAAGCTCCTCCCACCCATCCCTAGTGAGGGGCAGCGTGCTGACCTATCAGTGTCAGCCTGGCTATGACATAATTGGATCCGACATTATCACTTGTCAGTGGGATCTGTCCTGGAGTAATAGCCCACCCACCTGTCAGAAAG TTCAGCAGTGCTCAGACCCGGGGGATGTGGTGAACGGAGCGCGGTCAGTGCGCCCGGAGCCTGGCTTTGCTGTCGGCACCGTGGTGCGTTTCTCTTGCAATCAGGGGTATCAGCTGGAGGGCCCCGCCCAGATCTCGTGCCACGGCCGTGACACGGGCACGCCCAAGTGGAGTGACCGGAGCCcaaagtgtgtct TAAAGTATGACCCTTGTCCAAACCCTGGAGTTCCTGATAATGGCTATCAGACACTATACAAGCATAGCTACCCGGCAGGGGAGTCTCTCCGCTTCTTCTGCTACGAGGGCTATGAGCTGATAGGGGAAGTCACGATCAACTGCCTCCCTGGGCACCCCTCCCAGTGGAACAATCCACCCCCCTTCTGCAAAG TGGCATATGAGGAACTTTTGGATGACCACAAGCTGGAAG TATCCAGATCAACAGACCCTTCCCACCAAATGGAAAGTGAGAACATTGCCTTGGCAATAGTCCTGCCAGTAATACTGGTCATCTTTCTGATTGGAGGAATCTACATGTATTACACTAA TGTGTGTAGGCTCCAATGGAAGCCCCTGTTCTGGAagtctctctcccacactcactcCTACAGCCCCATCACTGTGGAGTCAGACTTCAACAACCCTCTATATGAGGCAGGG GACACACGGGAGTATGAAGTGTCAATCTGA